The Plasmodium vinckei vinckei genome assembly, chromosome: PVVCY_14 genome window below encodes:
- a CDS encoding arginine--tRNA ligase, putative, producing MECLIKRVKHIFQSSIQKCFPSINEEAVVTYANMKFGHFQCNNAINIFKKYGKELNFENAHKISLSIIENINESLFEDINASPQGFITVKISRNYIEKSLLKLYENNKININVDMNEINDGNNAKFENVLVDFSSPNIAKEMHVGHLRSTILGDTISKVFEFLKVKTHRVNHVGDWGTQFGMIINYVITNYPNYKEEMPELNNLTLLYQEAKKCYDNDKDFEIKSKEYAIKLQEYDEDCKYIWTKICEASKKEFNKIYKILDIKLDYFGESFYIPKIPSTLQILKDKNILTNIGDALCYQSEKYPVPLFLQKSNGGYGYDSTDIAALYYRLKVLDVDSIIYVTDNGQLSHFETLFELCKKAEWVNDGVKFIHVGFGLVLNSDNKKFKTRSGTNIKLINLINEGTERAKKDLVERIKLKSDAEKSYFEGIDLDKLSQDICISAIKYFDIKQHRNTDYKFSYENMLNIKGNTGLYIIYAYSRICSIFRKSDINIEELVPDELKLTNQYEINLGLHILKFPDVFYFILKNMLTHKLAEYTYDLTTTFTLFYENCKVLNSENTKSRLILCAITKSLLHICLELLGMKTIEKL from the exons GCtcataaaatatcattatCAATAATAgagaatataaatgaaagtTTGTTCGAAGATATAAATGCGTCACCCCAAGGTTTTATAACAGTAAAGATATCAAGAaattatattgaaaaatcattattaaagttatatgaaaataacaaaataaatataaatgtagatatgaatgaaattaatgatggaaataatgcaaaatttgaaaatgtgCTGGTTGATTTTTCTTCACCAAATATTGCAAAAGAAATGCATGTTGGCCATTTAAGATCAACCATATTAGGAGATACTATTTCCAAAgtatttgaatttttaaaagtaaaaacACATAGAGTCAATCATGTTGGTGATTGGGGAACACAATTTGGTatgattataaattatgtaatTACAAACTATCCAAATTATAAAGAGGAGATGCCAGAATTAAATAACTTAACCCTTTTATATCAAGaagcaaaaaaatgttatgataatgataaggattttgaaataaaatcaaaAGAATATGCAATAAAATTACAAGAATACGATGAAGAttgcaaatatatttggaCTAAAATATGTGAAGCTAgtaaaaaagaatttaacaaaatatataaaatattagatATTAAATTAGACTACTTTGGTGaatctttttatattccaaAGATACCAAGTACattacaaattttaaaagataagaatatattaacaaatattGGCGATGCTTTATGTTATCAATCTGAAAAATATCCTGTcccattatttttacaaaaatcaAATGGTGGATATGGTTATGACTCGACTGATATAGCAGCCTTATATTATAGGTTAAAAGTATTAGATGTAGActctattatttatgttacTGATAATGGACAATTATCCCATTTTGAAacattatttgaattatgCAAAAAAGCAGAATGGGTTAATGATGGTGTGAAATTTATTCATGTTGGGTTTGGCTTAGTTTTAAATTCAGATAATAAGAAATTTAAAACAAGAAGCGgaacaaatataaagttAATCAATTTGATCAATGAGGGCACTGAAAGAGCAAAGAAGGATTTAGTGGAGAGAATCAAGTTAAAAAGCGATGCCGAAAAAAGTTATTTCGAAG gTATCGATTTAGATAAGTTGAGTCAAGATATATGCATAAGTgccataaaatattttgatattaaACAGCATAGAAATACAGATTACAAGTTTTCCTATGAAAACATGTTAAACATAAAAG gaAATACCGGgctttatataatatacgcATACTCGCGAATATGTTCAATTTTCAGAAAATCAGACATAAATATTGAAGAATTAGTGCCag atgaattaaaattaacTAATCAGTACGAAATCAACTTAGGATTacacattttaaaattccccgatgttttttattttatcttaaaaaatatgctaaCACATAA aCTAGCCGAATATACCTATGATTTAACAACAACCTTTACCCTCTTCTACGAAAATTGCAAAGTGCTAAATAGTGAAAATACGAAATCGAGACTAATTTTATGTGCCATAACAAAATCATTGTTGCAT ATTTGTTTGGAATTGTTAGGTATGAAAACAATTGAAAAGTTATAA